One region of Flavobacterium pisciphilum genomic DNA includes:
- a CDS encoding SprB repeat-containing protein yields the protein MKKLFILFFIITTIKSFGQTYTFNYSYNSQGQKCRDGWHGWKMDILSNTTIQLGENAYNEQYPPNFSFKEYTIKSNPTKFNLEILAYDCTSSINCDPKIKKQTLTFLELLKATNATLWDCPGYQRFAIDNFKPNIYFKNLDNASPNEICAGSQVALAAFPTELLPGNAPDFPAEVYRWSYSLDNGASYNTVPDYIRGKKTNYIATTRFSIQELLGDNHVNYLNKTIYFRLHYGGLPPIPIKYSPCAPTINNVTYEGPKCSGDPIQKVDITFDRPLYPGESLDRIKMKDVTNGIERNERENISIFSTSNPQVYSFTNLVNALENGHTYKIVYQAQMVDPLDPTKKILKGFMESASTLNFTYTDPPKVLFEITNYTEPSCVGGNDGTIEIKVLSGTSPYRFYKDGVELTGPSQPSYANSKYYITGLKAQTHNIMVTDAEGCIEK from the coding sequence ATGAAGAAATTATTTATCTTATTTTTTATTATTACTACAATAAAAAGTTTTGGACAAACCTATACGTTTAATTATTCATATAATTCTCAAGGTCAGAAATGTAGAGATGGATGGCATGGATGGAAAATGGATATATTAAGCAATACAACAATACAACTTGGAGAGAATGCATATAATGAGCAATATCCTCCTAATTTTTCTTTTAAAGAATATACTATAAAGTCAAATCCTACCAAATTTAATCTAGAAATCTTAGCATATGATTGTACTTCATCAATAAATTGTGATCCTAAAATAAAAAAACAAACATTAACTTTTCTTGAATTACTTAAAGCAACGAATGCTACCCTATGGGATTGTCCTGGGTACCAAAGATTTGCAATTGATAATTTTAAACCTAATATATACTTTAAAAACCTAGACAATGCTAGTCCTAACGAGATCTGCGCTGGGTCTCAGGTAGCATTAGCAGCTTTTCCGACTGAACTACTACCTGGTAATGCTCCCGATTTTCCTGCTGAAGTTTATCGTTGGTCATATTCTCTAGATAATGGAGCATCTTATAATACTGTACCAGATTACATTCGTGGAAAAAAGACAAATTATATTGCTACAACAAGATTTTCAATTCAAGAACTTCTTGGAGATAATCATGTAAACTATCTTAATAAAACTATATACTTTAGATTACATTATGGAGGTTTACCACCTATCCCTATTAAATATTCTCCTTGCGCTCCAACAATAAATAATGTTACCTATGAGGGTCCTAAATGCAGTGGTGATCCAATTCAAAAAGTAGATATTACTTTTGATAGACCATTATATCCAGGGGAAAGCTTGGATCGTATAAAAATGAAAGATGTCACAAATGGTATAGAAAGAAATGAACGTGAAAACATTTCTATTTTTAGTACTAGTAATCCTCAAGTTTATTCCTTTACTAATCTTGTTAACGCTTTAGAAAATGGACATACCTATAAAATTGTATACCAAGCGCAAATGGTTGATCCATTAGACCCTACAAAAAAAATATTGAAAGGTTTTATGGAATCTGCTAGTACTCTTAATTTTACTTATACAGACCCTCCCAAAGTATTGTTCGAAATTACCAATTATACTGAACCGTCTTGCGTAGGAGGCAATGATGGTACAATTGAAATAAAAGTACTTAGTGGTACATCTCCTTATCGTTTTTATAAAGATGGTGTAGAACTAACTGGTCCATCTCAGCCTAGCTATGCTAACAGTAAATACTATATCACAGGACTAAAAGCACAAACTCATAATATTATGGTTACTGATGCAGAAGGTTGCATTGAAAAATAA
- a CDS encoding T9SS type A sorting domain-containing protein gives MKKHYLLLLFFISLLGYSQQKAGVGELNNGARTVPIKPASAIVISGTEKDATAFNNPNGQINGFGITGGTPGYTQTWTKDNVTFNPTDLSKLLAGKYIINVTDAKGCFATKIFIVGQPEKALLVSILGNTDIVCNGGTTTLTANPSGGFPNTNANYTFYWDIKYLDGTSTSSTNKTVTGKAGVYTLTVYDNATPINEYVTSLSVKQKDIISVDLKNSITINVLCKGEATAEIDLKISGGTGPYNVIWDDNDTNGQKWTGQKRTGLKKDDYYFIITDSEGCIYSKYTTLISITEPSESLVINSKSQKQPSTPTANDGEITINASGGTGVYSYIVTKVSGTATTHSSNVITGLRDGVYDVYVKDANGCTTTSERFTLKALTINLVNQVNIKCHGQDTGALSIEAVGGTTPYSYSWFQIISGIETEIPLQTNPIISGLTVGKYRIKLNDASKEIYTDYNISEPLEPLTATSSYTDVSCYGGNNGTITLDIKGGTGAYTVVYTDIKTPAKKIDATKLIAGTYSYIITDDNGCTFNSPANITISQNDQVTITNITQTQPTIVTANDGNITINAAGGTKTYTYILKKNGISTEYKTNTIAGLGNGTYEVTIRDDNNCTSSIEIITLKALAVDFVNKIDVTCNGANTGSIEVLVSGGKPLYTYKWYYKQNITDINYTELAGEVTNRAQNLYAGFYKVVVTDNVNISRELIIAELIERPAITCTVTTTNVNCFSGSDATITLNIQGGTGAYNVKWNDGITTKDRTGIPAGNYNFTITDANGCSYSTTPTPVEITQPLKPLIIASSKKIEATGYGLKNGSIGIIATDGTFPYTYQWYKEVGKIEMTGKTNPLLDGIGEGTYTVVVTDKNKCKTEATYIIYQPDELLITSISQTQAIKCFGNKQAILKATITGGAPIGTPDANKSYKYKWYNVLTPNIVTSITNPSDAMLAGDYILEVSDGFGNSYTSTPKTIIEPKLLKIDYTQKNVSCNGGSDAEIKIAITGGTAPYKIVWSTGKNADQNILDNLIASTYNVTVTDANLCQTSQEITITEPKAMSIIVVKTPPSALGVDDASIKVTVVGGTPNYDFEWFDKTGKSIYTDSNKESNSIYNIYVGQYFITIVDANGCRIEKRDLDKVDPLFIKLVQINIVKCHGDATASIKAITSGGLPDYYYKWYNVTNPTVVISEDETLMNAKAGTYYVIATDYFGKSIQSETITISEPSPLNNTLSSEYTRCGDGNDWTITSAASGGTTPYSYLWNTGAKTANLVDVIPGNYSLLITDNNGCTITKNINIVAPEHLSATNEIKIPTCYEGSDATIIVTPVAGIAPYTYLWSTGEKSNILSNASAGDYTVTVTDNKGCIITNTYTIVNPPKDIIYLGEDVTLCFDQSLTINATIDDDKATYLWSSDKGFTSNKPMITVSEPANYTVVVTNKLGCKATDTIKISAQQTAISAEFAISSQVFVGEKFIIVDISNPQADSIKWILPAEATVKSKDKDYAEMSFSKPGEYEITMTTQKGDCTAFQTKKVLVIEGEYENPDSTDLQKKFDMKIYPNPSNGVFTVDVTLDKIIPGHIKVYSLNNNMVIDSKSENGKDAYSFNFSLSGLPSGIYFVLFESQQGNKLRKIIIQ, from the coding sequence ATGAAAAAACATTACCTACTACTATTATTCTTTATTAGTTTATTGGGGTATTCTCAACAAAAAGCTGGTGTTGGAGAGCTAAATAATGGGGCTAGAACAGTACCAATAAAACCCGCATCAGCAATAGTAATATCTGGGACTGAAAAAGATGCAACTGCTTTTAATAACCCTAATGGCCAAATTAATGGTTTTGGCATTACGGGAGGAACTCCAGGATATACCCAAACATGGACAAAAGATAATGTAACTTTTAATCCTACTGATTTGAGTAAACTTCTAGCAGGGAAATACATAATTAATGTAACTGACGCTAAAGGTTGTTTTGCAACAAAAATATTTATAGTTGGTCAACCCGAAAAAGCACTTCTAGTAAGTATATTAGGAAACACCGACATTGTTTGTAATGGAGGAACTACCACATTAACAGCAAACCCAAGTGGAGGTTTTCCTAATACAAATGCCAATTATACTTTTTACTGGGATATTAAATATCTTGATGGTACATCAACATCTTCTACAAATAAAACAGTAACAGGAAAAGCAGGTGTTTATACACTTACCGTATATGATAATGCAACACCAATAAATGAATATGTCACTTCTCTATCTGTTAAACAAAAAGATATCATTTCTGTTGATCTTAAAAATTCTATAACTATAAATGTGCTTTGTAAAGGAGAAGCAACTGCTGAAATCGACTTGAAAATTTCTGGAGGAACTGGGCCATATAATGTAATTTGGGATGATAATGACACTAATGGACAGAAATGGACTGGACAAAAAAGAACGGGGTTGAAAAAAGATGATTATTATTTTATAATCACTGACTCAGAAGGGTGTATTTATTCTAAATATACAACATTAATTTCTATTACAGAACCCTCTGAATCTTTAGTAATTAATAGCAAATCGCAAAAACAACCTTCAACACCAACAGCTAACGATGGAGAAATCACAATAAATGCAAGTGGAGGAACTGGTGTTTATAGCTACATAGTAACTAAGGTAAGTGGTACTGCCACTACACACTCATCAAATGTAATTACAGGTTTAAGAGATGGTGTTTATGATGTTTATGTGAAAGATGCCAATGGATGTACAACAACATCAGAACGATTTACATTAAAAGCATTAACTATAAATCTTGTTAACCAAGTGAACATTAAATGCCATGGACAAGATACTGGCGCTCTAAGCATTGAAGCAGTTGGTGGTACAACTCCATACTCATATAGTTGGTTTCAAATTATTAGTGGCATTGAGACAGAAATTCCCTTACAAACTAATCCTATTATTTCAGGACTTACAGTAGGTAAATACAGAATAAAACTTAACGATGCTTCGAAAGAAATTTATACCGACTATAACATTTCAGAGCCACTAGAACCACTTACTGCAACTTCTTCTTATACAGATGTAAGTTGTTATGGTGGTAATAATGGAACTATTACATTGGACATTAAAGGAGGAACGGGAGCGTACACTGTTGTTTACACAGACATTAAAACTCCTGCAAAAAAAATAGATGCAACCAAATTAATTGCTGGAACTTATTCTTATATCATTACAGATGATAATGGTTGTACTTTTAACAGTCCTGCAAATATTACAATTAGTCAGAATGACCAAGTAACCATAACAAATATTACACAAACTCAGCCAACAATAGTTACGGCTAATGATGGAAACATAACTATTAATGCAGCTGGAGGTACAAAAACGTATACCTATATTTTGAAAAAGAATGGTATTAGTACCGAATATAAAACCAATACAATTGCAGGTTTAGGAAATGGAACTTATGAAGTTACCATTAGAGATGACAACAACTGTACATCTAGCATCGAAATAATTACCCTAAAAGCATTAGCTGTAGACTTTGTAAATAAGATTGATGTAACCTGTAATGGAGCAAATACTGGTAGTATAGAAGTATTGGTAAGCGGAGGAAAACCACTATACACTTACAAATGGTATTACAAACAGAATATAACAGATATTAATTATACAGAACTTGCTGGAGAAGTAACAAATAGGGCTCAAAATTTATATGCTGGTTTTTATAAAGTCGTAGTAACAGACAATGTGAATATTTCGAGAGAACTAATTATCGCTGAACTAATAGAAAGACCAGCTATTACATGTACCGTAACTACAACAAACGTAAATTGCTTTAGTGGTAGCGATGCAACTATTACGTTAAATATTCAAGGAGGAACTGGAGCTTACAATGTCAAATGGAACGATGGCATCACTACAAAGGATAGAACAGGAATTCCTGCTGGTAATTACAATTTTACTATTACAGATGCCAATGGATGCTCTTATTCAACTACTCCAACTCCTGTTGAAATTACACAACCTTTAAAACCATTAATCATAGCTTCTTCTAAGAAAATTGAAGCCACCGGTTATGGCTTAAAAAACGGTAGCATTGGTATCATAGCGACTGATGGAACATTTCCATACACTTATCAATGGTATAAAGAGGTTGGTAAAATAGAAATGACGGGGAAAACAAATCCTCTATTAGACGGAATTGGCGAAGGAACTTATACCGTAGTTGTTACCGATAAAAATAAATGCAAAACTGAAGCAACCTATATCATCTACCAACCAGATGAGTTATTAATTACAAGTATTTCTCAGACTCAAGCAATAAAATGTTTTGGGAATAAACAAGCTATCTTAAAAGCTACTATTACAGGAGGGGCTCCAATAGGAACACCTGATGCAAATAAATCATACAAATACAAATGGTACAATGTACTAACTCCTAACATTGTAACATCTATAACAAACCCTTCTGATGCAATGCTTGCTGGAGATTATATTTTGGAAGTTTCAGATGGATTTGGAAATAGTTATACCTCAACTCCAAAAACTATAATCGAACCAAAACTTTTAAAAATTGATTATACACAAAAGAATGTTTCTTGTAATGGTGGATCCGATGCCGAAATTAAGATTGCTATCACTGGAGGAACAGCACCTTATAAAATTGTATGGAGCACAGGAAAAAATGCAGATCAAAATATATTAGATAATCTAATTGCTTCAACATACAACGTTACAGTTACCGATGCCAACTTATGTCAAACAAGCCAAGAAATTACTATTACTGAGCCAAAAGCCATGAGCATAATTGTAGTCAAAACTCCTCCATCGGCTTTAGGAGTAGATGATGCTAGCATAAAAGTTACTGTTGTAGGTGGAACTCCTAATTATGATTTTGAATGGTTTGATAAAACTGGAAAATCAATATATACAGATAGTAACAAAGAATCTAATAGTATTTATAATATCTATGTAGGACAATATTTTATTACTATAGTAGATGCAAATGGTTGTAGAATTGAAAAAAGAGATTTAGACAAAGTAGATCCATTATTTATTAAATTAGTTCAAATAAACATTGTAAAATGTCATGGTGATGCTACAGCAAGTATAAAAGCAATTACTTCTGGTGGGCTCCCTGATTACTACTACAAGTGGTATAATGTAACCAACCCTACAGTAGTTATCAGTGAGGATGAAACTTTAATGAATGCCAAAGCAGGAACTTATTATGTTATCGCAACAGATTATTTTGGTAAATCTATTCAAAGTGAAACCATTACAATTTCAGAACCTAGTCCTTTAAATAATACTCTTTCATCTGAATATACTCGTTGTGGAGATGGAAATGATTGGACAATTACCTCAGCAGCATCTGGAGGTACAACACCTTACTCTTACTTATGGAATACAGGAGCCAAAACTGCTAATTTAGTAGATGTCATTCCTGGAAATTATTCTTTATTAATTACTGATAATAATGGTTGTACAATCACTAAAAATATAAACATTGTTGCCCCAGAACATTTAAGTGCAACCAACGAAATTAAAATCCCAACATGTTATGAAGGTTCAGATGCAACAATAATTGTAACACCAGTCGCAGGAATTGCTCCTTATACCTATTTATGGAGTACAGGTGAAAAATCAAATATATTAAGTAATGCTTCCGCAGGAGATTATACTGTTACAGTAACCGATAATAAAGGTTGTATTATTACAAATACATATACAATTGTAAATCCTCCAAAAGATATTATTTATCTTGGAGAAGATGTTACATTATGTTTTGACCAAAGTCTAACAATAAATGCTACTATCGACGATGATAAAGCAACTTATTTATGGAGTTCAGACAAAGGGTTTACAAGTAACAAACCGATGATTACAGTATCAGAACCTGCAAATTACACTGTTGTTGTAACCAACAAATTAGGCTGTAAGGCTACAGATACCATCAAAATTTCAGCACAACAAACTGCCATCAGTGCTGAATTTGCAATTTCATCACAAGTTTTTGTTGGTGAGAAATTTATAATAGTCGATATCAGTAATCCACAAGCCGATAGTATCAAATGGATATTACCTGCTGAAGCAACTGTAAAATCAAAAGATAAGGACTACGCAGAAATGAGTTTCTCTAAACCAGGTGAATACGAAATTACAATGACTACTCAAAAAGGTGATTGTACCGCCTTTCAAACCAAAAAAGTATTGGTAATTGAAGGAGAATACGAAAATCCAGATTCAACCGATTTGCAGAAGAAATTTGACATGAAGATTTATCCAAATCCTTCAAACGGAGTATTTACTGTAGATGTAACCTTAGACAAAATAATACCAGGACATATTAAAGTATATAGCTTGAATAATAATATGGTAATTGACTCTAAATCTGAAAATGGTAAAGATGCCTACTCATTTAATTTTAGCTTAAGCGGACTACCTTCAGGAATATATTTTGTCTTGTTTGAATCCCAACAAGGAAATAAATTGAGAAAAATAATTATACAGTAA
- a CDS encoding YebC/PmpR family DNA-binding transcriptional regulator, whose product MGRAFEFRKGRKMKRWSAMAKTFTRIGKDIVMAVKEGGPNPDANSRLRAVIQNAKAANMPKDNVERAIKNASNKDTANYKEILFEGYAPHGIAILIETASDNNNRTVANIRSYFNKCNGTMGTQGSVEFMFDHTCNFRIPKGNLDPEELELELIDFGAEEVFEDEDGILIYAPFGSFGALQKELENRGIEILSSGFERIPQITKELTEDQIADVEKLIEKIEEDDDVMNVYHTMKEE is encoded by the coding sequence ATGGGAAGAGCGTTTGAATTTAGAAAAGGTAGAAAAATGAAGCGTTGGTCAGCAATGGCCAAAACATTTACCCGAATTGGTAAAGATATTGTAATGGCTGTTAAAGAAGGTGGCCCTAATCCAGATGCCAATTCTAGACTTAGAGCTGTTATACAAAATGCAAAAGCTGCCAACATGCCGAAAGACAACGTTGAGCGCGCTATAAAAAATGCCAGCAATAAAGATACTGCTAACTATAAAGAAATTTTATTTGAAGGTTATGCACCTCACGGAATTGCTATATTAATAGAAACTGCATCGGATAATAATAACCGTACTGTTGCCAATATTCGTAGTTACTTTAATAAATGTAACGGAACAATGGGTACTCAGGGTTCTGTTGAATTTATGTTTGATCACACTTGTAATTTCAGAATACCTAAAGGTAACCTTGATCCTGAGGAATTGGAATTAGAATTAATTGATTTTGGTGCTGAAGAAGTTTTTGAAGATGAAGATGGTATCTTAATCTACGCTCCTTTTGGAAGCTTTGGTGCTTTACAAAAAGAACTAGAAAATAGAGGTATTGAAATTTTATCTTCTGGTTTTGAGCGCATCCCACAAATAACAAAAGAACTTACTGAAGATCAAATTGCTGATGTGGAAAAACTTATCGAAAAAATTGAAGAAGATGATGACGTAATGAACGTATATCATACCATGAAAGAAGAGTAA